Proteins found in one Zea mays cultivar B73 chromosome 1, Zm-B73-REFERENCE-NAM-5.0, whole genome shotgun sequence genomic segment:
- the LOC107548105 gene encoding uncharacterized protein LOC107548105, with protein sequence MKSRVALEPLAEEPGCGEEDAARRRSGLHAALHRWARLLSGGVAGDDARPAADLRVLLSVLACPLSPVPLLPRLPRHVASSAQYIIEQFRATTGCGKLEDGAVKSMYASGRVRLSMLQEPGGGGGGGRGHEGSFVLWQLAPSMWLVEMSVAGQSVAAGSDGRVAWRRTPWLGAHAARGGSRPLRRALQGLDPVTIASIFSTAEHAGEKEVDGEDCFVLRLDVGPSVLSSWSDGTAEVIRHGLTGFFSQRSGLLARLEDSQLTRIQSPGAAAMYWETTIASAVSDYRAVDGGVAVAHAGTSTAHLARFGVGVRAARVVTRMEESWTIDDVAFNVPGLGPDAFIPPEEVRRSRSYGAAIAGGK encoded by the exons ATGAAGTCGAGGGTGGCGCTGGAGCCGCTGGCGGAGGAGCCCGGCTGCGGGGAGGAGGACGCGGCGCGCCGGCGCTCGGGCCTCCACGCGGCGCTGCACCGGTGGGCGCGCCTCCTCTCCGGTGGCGTGGCAGGGGACGACGCCCGACCGGCCGCCGACCTGCGCGTGCTCCTCTCCGTGCTCGCCTGCCCGCTCTCCCCCGTGCCCCTCCTCCCGCGCCTTCCACGCCAC GTCGCGTCGTCGGCGCAGTACATCATCGAGCAGTTCAGGGCCACGACGGGGTGCGGGAAGCTGGAGGACGGCGCCGTCAAGAGCATGTACGCGTCCGGCCGGGTGCGCCTCTCCATGCTGCAGGAGCCCGGCGGTGGGGGAGGCGGCGGGCGCGGCCACGAGGGGAGCTTCGTGCTGTGGCAGCTCGCGCCCAGCATGTGGCTCGTCGAGATGTCCGTGGCCGGGCAGAGCGTCGCCGCGGGCAGCGACGGCCGCGTCGCCTGGCGCCGCACGCCCTGGCTCGGCGCCCACGCCGCGCGCGGCGGCTCCCGCCCGCTCCGACGCGCGCTCCAG GGCCTGGACCCTGTGACGATCGCGTCCATCTTCTCGACGGCCGAGCACGCCGGCGAGAAGGAGGTGGACGGCGAGGACTGCTTCGTGCTGCGCCTGGACGTGGGGCCGTCGGTGCTGTCGAGCTGGAGCGACGGAACCGCGGAGGTGATCCGGCACGGGCTGACGGGCTTCTTCAGCCAGCGCAGCGGGCTCCTGGCGCGGCTGGAGGACTCGCAGCTGACCCGGATCCAGTCCCCCGGCGCGGCCGCCATGTACTGGGAGACCACCATCGCGTCGGCGGTGTCGGACTACCGCGCCGTGGACGGCGGCGTGGCCGTCGCGCACGCGGGCACGTCCACGGCGCACCTCGCCCGGTTCGGCGTGGGCGTCCGCGCCGCGCGCGTCGTCACGCGGATGGAGGAGTCGTGGACCATCGACGACGTGGCGTTCAACGTGCCGGGGCTCGGCCCGGACGCCTTCATACCGCCGGAGGAGGTCAGGAGGAGCCGGTCCTACGGCGCCGCCATCGCAGGCGGCAAGTGA